One stretch of Deltaproteobacteria bacterium DNA includes these proteins:
- the lysS gene encoding lysine--tRNA ligase: MKTEAENRREKLAAIKAAGADAYPNDFKVTHTVADLKEIIDRDPGSLTEDGPEFAAAGRLIAVNRFGKAAFMRFRDRTGQLQVYLRKDRMAEDAFALGKTFDIGDMAGFTGSLFQTSTGEWTLLVSGARLLVKALKPLPEKFHGLKDPEKRYRQRYLDLMVNMDVREIFLRRSRMVQEIRNFLCERDFLEVETPMMQAIAGGAEAKPFKTYHNALGMDLFLRIAPELYLKRLVVGGLERVFEINRNFRNEGISTQHNPEFTMLEFYQSYATYEDLMSLTEDLFVRVAKAVTGSANLVYQGREIILTPPWKRITLHNALWEMGDVPKEIQGDREKLLAFAASRQVPVDPKAKLGKILTKLFDVLVEPQLIQPTFITAYPVEVSPLSRRNAKNPDVTDRFELFIAGREIANGFSELNDPDDQRGRFCDQVREREAGDEEAHSMDEDYVEALEYGLPPTAGEGIGIDRLAMLLTDVASIREVILFPLLKDSAKAGQDE, translated from the coding sequence TTGAAAACCGAAGCGGAAAACAGGCGGGAAAAACTGGCGGCCATCAAGGCAGCAGGCGCTGACGCATACCCCAACGATTTTAAAGTCACCCACACCGTGGCGGACTTAAAGGAAATAATCGACCGCGACCCCGGCTCCCTCACCGAGGACGGCCCGGAATTCGCCGCAGCCGGGCGTCTCATCGCCGTGAACCGCTTCGGCAAGGCAGCCTTCATGCGCTTCCGGGACCGCACGGGCCAGCTCCAGGTATATCTCCGCAAGGACCGCATGGCCGAAGACGCCTTCGCCCTGGGAAAGACCTTCGATATCGGCGACATGGCGGGTTTCACCGGCAGCCTTTTTCAGACATCAACCGGCGAGTGGACCCTGCTGGTTTCCGGCGCAAGGCTTCTGGTCAAGGCCTTAAAGCCCCTTCCGGAAAAATTCCACGGCCTCAAAGACCCGGAAAAACGCTACCGCCAGCGTTATCTCGATCTCATGGTCAACATGGATGTGAGGGAAATCTTCCTTCGCAGAAGCCGCATGGTTCAGGAAATCCGCAATTTCCTCTGCGAGCGCGACTTCCTGGAGGTGGAAACCCCCATGATGCAGGCCATTGCGGGCGGGGCCGAGGCCAAGCCCTTCAAGACCTATCACAACGCCTTAGGCATGGACCTTTTTCTCCGCATCGCACCGGAGCTTTACTTAAAACGCCTTGTGGTGGGGGGCCTGGAGCGGGTTTTCGAGATCAACCGCAATTTCCGCAACGAGGGCATCTCCACCCAGCACAACCCGGAATTCACCATGCTGGAGTTCTACCAGTCCTACGCCACCTACGAGGACCTCATGAGCCTCACGGAAGACCTCTTCGTAAGGGTGGCCAAGGCGGTGACCGGCTCTGCCAACCTGGTCTACCAGGGCCGGGAAATAATCCTCACCCCGCCCTGGAAACGCATCACCCTCCATAACGCCCTGTGGGAAATGGGCGACGTGCCGAAGGAAATCCAGGGCGACCGGGAAAAGCTCCTGGCCTTCGCGGCCTCGCGGCAGGTGCCCGTGGACCCCAAGGCCAAGCTGGGAAAAATCCTCACCAAGCTCTTCGACGTCCTGGTGGAGCCCCAGCTAATCCAGCCAACCTTCATCACCGCCTACCCGGTGGAGGTGTCGCCGCTTTCGAGGCGCAACGCCAAAAACCCGGACGTCACCGACCGTTTCGAGCTCTTCATAGCAGGCCGCGAAATCGCCAACGGCTTTTCCGAGCTGAACGACCCCGACGACCAGAGGGGCCGTTTTTGCGACCAGGTGCGCGAGCGCGAGGCCGGCGACGAGGAGGCCCACAGCATGGACGAGGACTACGTGGAGGCCCTGGAATACGGCCTTCCGCCCACAGCCGGAGAGGGCATAGGCATTGACAGGCTTGCCATGCTGCTGACGGATGTCGCCTCCATAAGGGAGGTGATCCTGTTCCCGCTTTTGAAGGACTCCGCCAAAGCCGGGCAGGACGAATGA
- a CDS encoding sensor histidine kinase, with protein MKSSDHYQPMKFKILASMLLVPFFPFLLATVVGFYYFSEYARNITETKLQRIVNDHGHIIETFLASRRADLAFVADSYQFEDLFDENKLERIFVNLNKKSDAFVDLGVFDHTGLHVAYHGPYRLAGKMYDKTQWFREVIQKGYYISDIYLGFRNVPHFVVAIAKTEMGKTWVLRATIDTQAFTDVVEEIRVGKTGEAYIINEQGVFQTSRRSGGDLLEKDPDAPRYPVASVGSRPVRLEDSLGNDYIVVTSWLKDHQWRLVVRQARSDAYQELRRARLLVIIISFLGGILLLATALYMSGRIVNRIKKVDQEKVSLDQQLVMAGRLAEIGEMSSGFAHEINNPLQIIRAETSLIEMILPDLEKRCNLGENEDFKDIGDSVRQIQLQVERCADITAAILKFARKKAASAEKTDLAAFVPQVCRMVSKKAEVEGVVLALDIPEDVAFPVNADQSQFQQVLLNLINNAMYAVTSLHGCSGKGTVTVSVSHRDNRVAVAVSDNGIGIAEENMDKIFTPFFSTKPVGHGTGLGLSICYGIINKMGGTIEVKSGADRGTTFTVLLPLAA; from the coding sequence ATGAAGTCTTCCGATCATTACCAGCCCATGAAGTTCAAAATACTGGCCAGCATGCTCCTGGTTCCGTTCTTTCCCTTTCTGCTGGCCACTGTTGTGGGCTTTTATTACTTTTCCGAGTACGCCCGCAACATCACCGAAACCAAGCTCCAGCGGATAGTGAACGACCACGGCCACATCATAGAGACCTTCCTGGCAAGCCGCAGGGCGGACCTCGCTTTTGTGGCCGACTCCTACCAATTTGAAGACCTTTTCGACGAAAACAAACTGGAAAGGATTTTCGTCAATCTCAACAAGAAATCAGACGCCTTCGTCGACCTGGGTGTGTTCGACCACACCGGCCTCCACGTGGCCTACCACGGCCCCTACAGGCTGGCGGGCAAAATGTACGACAAGACCCAGTGGTTCCGGGAGGTGATCCAAAAGGGCTACTACATCTCGGATATCTACTTAGGATTCCGCAACGTTCCCCATTTCGTGGTGGCCATAGCCAAGACCGAGATGGGAAAAACCTGGGTTCTCCGGGCCACCATAGACACCCAGGCGTTCACCGACGTGGTGGAGGAGATAAGGGTGGGCAAGACCGGGGAGGCCTACATCATCAACGAACAGGGGGTGTTCCAGACAAGCAGGCGCTCCGGCGGCGACCTCTTGGAAAAGGACCCGGACGCCCCCAGGTACCCCGTGGCCTCGGTGGGTTCCCGCCCGGTAAGGCTGGAGGATTCCCTCGGCAACGACTACATAGTGGTGACCTCCTGGCTGAAAGACCACCAGTGGCGGCTGGTGGTGCGCCAGGCACGGTCCGACGCCTACCAGGAACTGCGCCGGGCCCGCCTCCTGGTGATCATAATCTCCTTCTTGGGCGGCATCCTTCTCCTGGCCACCGCCCTTTACATGTCGGGCCGCATAGTGAACCGCATAAAAAAGGTGGACCAGGAAAAGGTCTCCCTCGACCAGCAGCTCGTGATGGCGGGCCGCCTTGCCGAAATAGGCGAAATGTCCTCCGGCTTCGCCCACGAGATCAACAACCCCCTGCAAATCATAAGGGCCGAAACCTCCCTGATCGAGATGATCCTTCCCGACCTGGAAAAACGCTGCAACCTGGGCGAAAACGAGGATTTCAAGGACATAGGAGACTCGGTGCGACAGATACAGCTCCAGGTGGAGCGCTGCGCCGACATCACCGCAGCCATTCTCAAGTTCGCCCGTAAAAAGGCCGCAAGCGCGGAAAAAACAGATCTCGCCGCTTTCGTGCCCCAGGTCTGTCGCATGGTGTCCAAAAAGGCCGAGGTGGAAGGCGTGGTCCTGGCTCTGGACATCCCCGAAGACGTCGCCTTCCCGGTCAACGCGGACCAGTCCCAGTTCCAGCAGGTCCTCCTGAATCTCATAAACAACGCCATGTACGCCGTGACCTCCCTCCACGGATGCTCCGGCAAGGGCACCGTGACCGTTTCGGTGAGCCACCGCGACAACAGGGTGGCCGTGGCGGTCTCCGACAACGGCATAGGCATAGCCGAAGAAAACATGGACAAGATATTCACCCCGTTTTTCAGCACCAAGCCGGTGGGGCACGGCACGGGCCTGGGCCTTTCCATCTGCTACGGCATCATCAACAAGATGGGCGGCACCATAGAGGTCAAAAGCGGGGCGGATAGGGGCACGACCTTCACCGTCCTCCTTCCCCTGGCGGCGTGA
- a CDS encoding histidine kinase, translating into MPFLSLRRRIYVLLFAVVAVNATTAIATAWFLRTAQENYTKAMARDLASLVSAQRLESTFVMQKGYITYFALSGDREWLARLAERRAMFESALREASLYDGTGHARAILNRIEGGYVRYSQDRDRVISLYVNNEKQEAAIAHWKVRDQFRSIVSLCEQYRKVHEASLSEARHRYEGLARRVSAVGLVALPAGVLLGLLLALVLSRQVLAPIRRLALPEKPSPDDPFCRDEVDALDKKVKRLMEDRRQSLAKLEQSREHLIQAEKLAMVGKLSAGVAHSIRNPLTSVKMRLFSLERSLSLNPVQKEDFEVISEEIGHLDTIIANFLEFARPPRLKMQSLSLSDVVDATLALFRHRLESYGMKVSVERGERLPPTQADPEQLKEVLANLLVNSCEAMAQGGKISIRESVENTPEGGGFVSVEYSDNGPGISPELAEKIFEPFFSTKEEGSGLGLSIAKRVMDEHGGSIRILSTAGSGATFVLKVPLKETGTWENS; encoded by the coding sequence ATGCCTTTTTTATCGTTGAGACGAAGGATTTACGTTCTCCTTTTTGCCGTGGTGGCGGTGAACGCCACCACGGCCATCGCCACGGCGTGGTTTTTACGCACGGCCCAGGAAAACTATACAAAGGCCATGGCCAGGGACCTCGCCTCCCTTGTGTCGGCCCAGAGGCTGGAATCGACCTTTGTGATGCAAAAGGGTTATATCACATATTTCGCCTTGAGCGGTGACAGGGAATGGCTTGCAAGGCTGGCGGAAAGGCGCGCGATGTTTGAAAGCGCACTCCGGGAGGCAAGTCTTTATGACGGTACGGGCCACGCCAGGGCCATCCTCAACCGGATCGAAGGCGGCTATGTCCGCTATTCCCAAGACAGGGACCGGGTCATATCCCTTTATGTGAACAATGAAAAGCAGGAGGCGGCCATCGCCCACTGGAAGGTCAGGGACCAGTTCCGGTCCATTGTCAGCCTGTGCGAGCAATACAGGAAGGTCCACGAGGCGAGCCTGAGCGAGGCGAGGCACCGCTACGAGGGCCTTGCCCGCAGGGTGTCGGCGGTCGGGCTTGTGGCTCTCCCGGCTGGAGTCCTACTGGGCCTTCTGCTGGCCCTTGTGCTTTCAAGGCAGGTTCTGGCCCCCATAAGGCGGCTGGCCCTGCCGGAAAAGCCCTCGCCCGATGATCCTTTCTGCCGGGATGAGGTGGACGCCCTGGATAAAAAGGTCAAGCGCCTCATGGAGGACCGGAGGCAGTCTCTGGCCAAGCTGGAGCAAAGCCGGGAGCACCTGATCCAGGCCGAAAAACTCGCCATGGTGGGAAAGCTGTCCGCCGGTGTGGCCCACAGCATCAGAAATCCCCTCACGTCGGTCAAGATGCGCCTTTTTTCCCTGGAAAGAAGCCTTTCGCTCAACCCGGTTCAGAAGGAGGACTTCGAGGTCATTTCCGAGGAAATCGGGCACCTGGACACCATCATCGCCAATTTCCTGGAGTTCGCCCGCCCGCCCCGGCTCAAGATGCAGAGCTTGAGCCTTTCGGACGTTGTGGACGCCACCCTGGCCCTTTTCCGGCACAGGCTCGAATCCTACGGCATGAAGGTCTCCGTCGAGCGCGGGGAAAGGCTCCCCCCCACCCAGGCCGACCCGGAGCAGCTGAAGGAGGTACTGGCCAACCTTTTGGTCAACTCCTGCGAGGCCATGGCCCAGGGCGGAAAAATAAGCATACGGGAAAGTGTGGAAAACACCCCCGAAGGCGGCGGGTTCGTGAGCGTGGAATATTCCGACAACGGACCCGGAATAAGCCCGGAGCTTGCGGAAAAAATTTTCGAGCCGTTTTTCAGCACCAAGGAGGAAGGTTCGGGCCTGGGGCTTTCCATCGCCAAAAGGGTGATGGATGAACACGGCGGGAGCATCCGCATTCTGTCCACCGCCGGAAGCGGCGCAACCTTTGTCCTTAAAGTTCCATTGAAGGAGACCGGCACTTGGGAAAACTCCTGA
- a CDS encoding response regulator has protein sequence MNIERIDFIQENPDKNMKLLLVDDEQRFLQTTQKLLTRKGIAAETADSGEKALAVLEEKDIDVVILDVKMPGMDGIEVLREIKQKHPLVEVIMLTGHATLESAVEGLKAGAEDYLMKPCSIDALVGKAIEAFEKRMMRTEKALAGIIKEG, from the coding sequence ATGAACATAGAACGCATTGATTTTATACAAGAAAATCCGGACAAAAACATGAAACTTCTTCTGGTGGACGACGAACAAAGGTTTTTGCAGACAACCCAAAAACTTCTGACCAGAAAGGGAATTGCGGCGGAAACCGCTGATTCCGGCGAAAAGGCCCTGGCCGTACTGGAAGAAAAAGACATCGACGTGGTCATCCTGGACGTGAAAATGCCCGGAATGGACGGCATAGAGGTTCTGCGCGAAATAAAGCAGAAGCATCCCCTGGTGGAAGTGATAATGCTCACCGGCCACGCCACCCTGGAATCCGCCGTGGAGGGCTTGAAGGCCGGGGCCGAAGACTACCTCATGAAACCCTGCAGCATAGACGCCCTTGTGGGCAAGGCCATCGAAGCCTTTGAAAAACGCATGATGAGAACCGAAAAGGCCCTGGCCGGAATAATCAAGGAAGGCTGA